One Cyanobacterium sp. T60_A2020_053 genomic window, GGAGGATTTTCCGGTTGAGGCGCCCTGGTTTGTGCCTGACAGATAAAGCCTAAATCAACGGTATTACCCGTACTATCAATAATGTAACAGGGGGGGAGGGCGCTGGTAGAAGAAGCAGATATGAACATACTTCCAACCATACCTAAAACAGAAACACAGGCAATTCTTGTCCGTTCCATTTGTTTGTTTGTTAATCAAAATCTATTGCTCTTAGATTATAACCTCAGCAACTCATACCGGAAAAAAATAACAGGTAAGGTTTGAGACTTATAATAAGGCTGAAAAAATTTGATGATTTTTCATTCTCTTTTAAAACAACTATACCTCTTTGCCTTTATTTATGGGAAAGCCCTGTAACTGATATGATTAATGACAGTCAAATAATTAACCTAATATGACAGAAACAATTTTTAGCAAAATTATTCGCCGGGAAATAAGTGCGCACATCGTCTATGAAGATGATTTATGCTTGGCATTCAAAGATATTGCCCCCCAAGCACCCGTCCATATTTTGGTAATTCCGAAAAAACCAATTATCTGTATTGATGATGCCGAAATACAAGACCAAAATCTTTTAGGGCATTTATTATTAACTGTTAAAAAAGTTGCTGCCGAAGCCAATCTTAGCAATGGCTATCGAGTAGTAATTAATAATGGTAGTGATGGAGGGC contains:
- a CDS encoding histidine triad nucleotide-binding protein, whose translation is MTETIFSKIIRREISAHIVYEDDLCLAFKDIAPQAPVHILVIPKKPIICIDDAEIQDQNLLGHLLLTVKKVAAEANLSNGYRVVINNGSDGGQTVDHLHLHILGERPLKWPPG